In one Magallana gigas chromosome 9, xbMagGiga1.1, whole genome shotgun sequence genomic region, the following are encoded:
- the LOC117681762 gene encoding uncharacterized protein, with translation MLRVRNQRASKARSPYAAVPNGTNTVASSSVLARGRRGNRRGGQVRQPVPPTQATPPTPAAPTTPATQASTEAGQGMSRSGIIPHNMPPIVNPTPDAPSPLSSHVPMNQDSVWIIGSSIIHWAQKYAETTNQLNLGLNHFTINWNGRRGMVWEYLYTTVSSMLIANKQPTILIIHCGGNNIGDPQNTLKGIQKFMKLTLSQIADLLPNTLIVWSHILPRSNWRQSLSTIEGENSRRRINSAIATFVLKKLNGASIKYPDIQITQKRLFRLDGVHLSDLGNNIYINSLKNAIVQFVTSSSRTYP, from the exons ATGCTGAGGGTAAGGAACCAAAGGGCATCTAAGGCGAGAAGCCCATACGCAGCCGTGCCAAATGGAACAAATACAGTTGCCTCGAGTAGTGTATTGGCACGAGGTCGTCGCGGAAATCGTCGAGGAGGTCAAGTGAGACAGCCCGTTCCTCCGACACAAGCGACTCCTCCAACACCTGCGGCTCCGACGACACCAGCGACACAGGCGTCAACTGAAGCAGGCCAGGGAATGTCACGGAGCGGGATAATTCCTCACAACATGCCGCCCATAGTTAACCCCACCCCTGACGCACCAAGTCCGTTGTCGTCACATGTTCCCATGAATCAAG ATTCAGTTTGGATCATTGGCTCATCTATTATTCATTGGGCACAGAAATATGCAGAGACCACAAATCAGTTAAACCTTGGATTAAACCACTTTACCATTAATTGGAATGGTAGAAGGGGAATGGTGTGGGAGTACTTGTATACAACTGTGTCAAGTATGTTAATAGCTAATAAACAACCAACTATTTTGATAATTCACTGCGGTGGTAATAATATTGGGGACCCTCAAAATACCCTAAAAGGTATTCAAAAATTCATGAAACTAACTTTATCTCAAATAGCAGACCTCTTGCCAAACACTCTCATTGTATGGTCACATATATTACCTAGAAGTAATTGGAGGCAGTCTTTATCAACCATTGAAGGTGAAAACTCTAGGCGTAGAATAAATAGTGCCATTGcaacatttgttttgaaaaagctTAATGGTGCATCTATCAAATATCCAGATATCCAGATAACTCAAAAGAGATTATTTAGATTAGATGGTGTGCATTTGTCAGATCTGGGtaacaatatatacataaacTCCCTGAAAAATGCTATTGTGCAGTTTGTGACATCTTCCTCTCGCACCTATCCTTAA
- the LOC105330010 gene encoding N-acetylneuraminate lyase isoform X1 — protein sequence MSQKSYNQFWLEGLVPAVFTPFHEDGELNLSKIDEYCEFLLKNNIKAVFVNGTTGEGKSMTKEERKIVAEKWIFTASGRLKVVVNVSGLNVRESIELAKHAVHIRADAIACLPPLFFKPNSIESLVDHCKMVADAAPSLPFYYYHLPAMTGVELKMEDFLITAKKKIPNLIGLKFASKDLGDLIGCLFAGKFNILCGCDEQLMGNLVMGAHGAVGTLYNFMPQVFHRLLQHLSDGEMEKAREEQIRAQKVLRLMVKHGHSLGGNVAAVKPMMALVGLDLGPPRHPMRPMTVDELIDFHRDIDLVGFKNWDPANLL from the exons ATGAGCCAG AAATCTTACAACCAGTTTTGGCTGGAAGGTCTGGTACCAGCAGTGTTCACACCATTTCACGAAGATGG GGAACTGAATTTGTCAAAAATCGACGAATACTGCGAATTTCTACTGAAAAACAACATCAAAGCTGTGTTTG TGAATGGGACGACGGGCGAGGGTAAATCAATGACGAAGGAAGAGAGGAAGATCGTGGCAGAGAAATGGATCTTCACAGCATCGGGCAG ATTAAAGGTCGTGGTGAATGTTAGTGGGTTGAATGTACGGGAGAGCATAGAGTTG GCGAAACACGCTGTCCACATCCGGGCCGACGCTATTGCCTGCCTCCCGcctttatttttcaaaccaaACAGTATAG AGAGCCTGGTGGATCACTGTAAGATGGTCGCTGATGCGGCTCCCAGCTTACCTTTCTACTACTATCATCTTCCGGCTATGACGGGAGTCGAGC TGAAGATGGAGGATTTCCTGATCACGGccaagaaaaaaattccgaatttGATTGGCTTAAAGTTTGCTTCAAAAGATCTAGGGGATTTGATTGGCTGTTTGTTCGCGGGAAAATTCAACATTCTGTGTGGTTGCGATGag CAACTGATGGGTAACTTGGTGATGGGGGCACATGGCGCTGTAGGAACCCTGTACAACTTCATGCCACAGGTCTTCCATAGACTGCTGCAACATCTGAGTGATGGAGAGATGGAAAAGGCAAGGGAAGAACAAATTCGAGCGCAGAAAGTCCTGAGATTAATGGTTAAGCATG GTCATTCTCTGGGTGGTAATGTGGCGGCCGTGAAGCCGATGATGGCGCTAGTCGGCCTTGACCTCGGGCCACCGCGTCATCCAATGAGGCCGATGACGGTCGACGAGTTGATTGATTTCCACAGAGACATAGATTTGGTTGGATTTAAGAACTGGGACCCAGCAAACTTGTTGTGA
- the LOC105330010 gene encoding N-acetylneuraminate lyase isoform X2 — MTKEERKIVAEKWIFTASGRLKVVVNVSGLNVRESIELAKHAVHIRADAIACLPPLFFKPNSIESLVDHCKMVADAAPSLPFYYYHLPAMTGVELKMEDFLITAKKKIPNLIGLKFASKDLGDLIGCLFAGKFNILCGCDEQLMGNLVMGAHGAVGTLYNFMPQVFHRLLQHLSDGEMEKAREEQIRAQKVLRLMVKHGHSLGGNVAAVKPMMALVGLDLGPPRHPMRPMTVDELIDFHRDIDLVGFKNWDPANLL; from the exons ATGACGAAGGAAGAGAGGAAGATCGTGGCAGAGAAATGGATCTTCACAGCATCGGGCAG ATTAAAGGTCGTGGTGAATGTTAGTGGGTTGAATGTACGGGAGAGCATAGAGTTG GCGAAACACGCTGTCCACATCCGGGCCGACGCTATTGCCTGCCTCCCGcctttatttttcaaaccaaACAGTATAG AGAGCCTGGTGGATCACTGTAAGATGGTCGCTGATGCGGCTCCCAGCTTACCTTTCTACTACTATCATCTTCCGGCTATGACGGGAGTCGAGC TGAAGATGGAGGATTTCCTGATCACGGccaagaaaaaaattccgaatttGATTGGCTTAAAGTTTGCTTCAAAAGATCTAGGGGATTTGATTGGCTGTTTGTTCGCGGGAAAATTCAACATTCTGTGTGGTTGCGATGag CAACTGATGGGTAACTTGGTGATGGGGGCACATGGCGCTGTAGGAACCCTGTACAACTTCATGCCACAGGTCTTCCATAGACTGCTGCAACATCTGAGTGATGGAGAGATGGAAAAGGCAAGGGAAGAACAAATTCGAGCGCAGAAAGTCCTGAGATTAATGGTTAAGCATG GTCATTCTCTGGGTGGTAATGTGGCGGCCGTGAAGCCGATGATGGCGCTAGTCGGCCTTGACCTCGGGCCACCGCGTCATCCAATGAGGCCGATGACGGTCGACGAGTTGATTGATTTCCACAGAGACATAGATTTGGTTGGATTTAAGAACTGGGACCCAGCAAACTTGTTGTGA
- the LOC105329996 gene encoding uncharacterized protein isoform X1, translating to MTEMDRQMNVDKSMEENLLEKKLVENMLNLGHRPPDIMAAITSIYACDTEITEKKISEHLLIIKRQKNLTDEQMKFSTSYEMHETRDERCGSLALILEHLMRTRDRAQIRRENRTMRLMLFCKSCKINRGTLVNVECGHLLCSNCRNKLNACKFCREEIKEVVAVIFGN from the exons ATGACAGAGATGGATAGACAAATG aatgttGACAAAAGCATGGAAGAGAATTTACTTGAGAAGAAGCTTGTGGAAAACATGTTGAACCTTGGACATCGTCCTCCTGACATCATGGCGGCAATCACAAGCATTTACGCTTGCGATACTG aAATAACAGAAAAGAAGATCTCGGAACACCTGCTGATAATAAAACGACAAAAAAATCTGACTGATGaacaaatgaaattttcaacTTCATATGAAATGCACGAGACTAGAG ATGAACGATGTGGCTCTTTGGCTCTTATTTTGGAACACCTGATGAGGACTAGAG acCGAGCACAAATACGTAGAGAAAATCGTACGATGCGGCTCATGTTGTTCTGTAAAAGCTGCAAAATAAATAGAGGCACCCTCGTAAATGTTGAATGTGGGCACCTGCTGTGCAGCAATTGCCGCAACAAGCTCAACGCATGCAAGTTCTGTAGAGAAGAAATAAAAGAGGTTGTAGCTGTTATATTTGGCAATTAA
- the LOC105329996 gene encoding uncharacterized protein isoform X2 — MEENLLEKKLVENMLNLGHRPPDIMAAITSIYACDTEITEKKISEHLLIIKRQKNLTDEQMKFSTSYEMHETRDERCGSLALILEHLMRTRDRAQIRRENRTMRLMLFCKSCKINRGTLVNVECGHLLCSNCRNKLNACKFCREEIKEVVAVIFGN, encoded by the exons ATGGAAGAGAATTTACTTGAGAAGAAGCTTGTGGAAAACATGTTGAACCTTGGACATCGTCCTCCTGACATCATGGCGGCAATCACAAGCATTTACGCTTGCGATACTG aAATAACAGAAAAGAAGATCTCGGAACACCTGCTGATAATAAAACGACAAAAAAATCTGACTGATGaacaaatgaaattttcaacTTCATATGAAATGCACGAGACTAGAG ATGAACGATGTGGCTCTTTGGCTCTTATTTTGGAACACCTGATGAGGACTAGAG acCGAGCACAAATACGTAGAGAAAATCGTACGATGCGGCTCATGTTGTTCTGTAAAAGCTGCAAAATAAATAGAGGCACCCTCGTAAATGTTGAATGTGGGCACCTGCTGTGCAGCAATTGCCGCAACAAGCTCAACGCATGCAAGTTCTGTAGAGAAGAAATAAAAGAGGTTGTAGCTGTTATATTTGGCAATTAA